In Cynocephalus volans isolate mCynVol1 chromosome 3, mCynVol1.pri, whole genome shotgun sequence, one DNA window encodes the following:
- the PACS2 gene encoding phosphofurin acidic cluster sorting protein 2 isoform X5: MQGSKRILRSHEIVLPPSGQVETDLALTFSLQYPHFLKREGNRLQIMLQRRKRYKNRTILGYKTLAAGSINMAEVMQHPSEGGQVLSLCSDIKEASVKVAEIWIVSLSSQPIDHEDSAMQAGPKAKATDNYSEEEYESFSSEQEASDDAVQGQDLDEDDFDVGKPKKQRRSIVRTTSMTRQQNFKQKVVALLRRFKVSEEVLDSEQDPAEHVPEVEEDLDLLYDTLDMENPSDSGPDMEDDDSVLSTPKPKLRPYFEGLSHSSSQTEIGSIHSARSHKEPPSPADVPEKTRPLGGKQPSDSVSDTMAPCAPAPREQPGQPEDSPEAETSPRDVFTERLPPSGRVTKTESLIIPSTRSEGKQAGRRGRSTSLKERQPARPQNERANSLDNERCPDTRSQLQIPRKTVYDQLNHILISDDQLPENIILINTSDWQGQFLSDILQRHTLPVVCTCSAADVQAAFSTIVSRIQRYCNCNPQPPTPVKIAVAGAQQYLSAVLRLFVEQLSHKTPDWLGYMRFLIIPLGSHPVARYLGSVDYRYNNFFQDLAWRDLFNKLEAQSTVQDAPDIVSRITQYIAGANCAHQLPIAEAMLTYRQKRKKHFHFDFTLSADEESSQKFIPFVGVVKVGLVEPSSATSGDSDDAAPSGSGVLSSTPPSTSTSPAAKEASPTPPSSPSVSGGLSSPSQGVGAELMGLQVDYWTAAQPADRKRDAEKKDLPTAKNTLKCTFRSLQVSRLPSSGEAMATPTMSMTVVTKEKNKKVMFLPKKTKDKDVESKSQCIEGISRLICTAKHQQHMLRVLIDGVECSDVKFFQLAAQWSSHVKHFPICIFGHSKATF; this comes from the exons ATGCAG GGCTCCAAACGGATCCTGCGGTCTCATGAGATTGTGCTGCCCCCCAGTGGACAAGTAGAGACTGACCTGGCCCTGACCTTCTCCCTGCAG TACCCTCACTTCTTAAAGAGAGAAGGCAACAGGCTTCAGATCATGCTGCAGCGCAGAAAGCGATACAAAAACCGGACAATCCTGGGCTACAAGACACTGGCCGCAGGCTCCATCAACATGGCTGAG GTGATGCAGCACCCCTCTGAGGGCGGCCAGGTGCTGAGCCTCTGCAGCGACATCAAGGAGGCCTCTGTAAAGGTGGCTGAGATCTGGATCGTCTCCCTGTCCAGCCAGCCCATCGACCACGAGGACAGCGCCATGCAGGCTGGCCCTAAGGCCAAGGCCACGG ATAACTACTCCGAGGAGGAGTATGAGAGCTTCTCCTCTGAGCAGGAGGCCAGCGACGATGCCGTGCAAGGGCAG GATTTGGACGAGGATGACTTTGACGTGGGAAAGCCTAAAAAGCAGCGGCGATCGATAGTAAGAACGACGTCCATGACCAGG CAACAAAACTTCAAGCAGAAAGTCGTGGCACTGCTGCGGAGGTTTAAAGTGTCCGAAGAG GTCCTTGACTCGGAGCAGGACCCTGCAGAACATGTCCCTGAGGTGGAGGAGGACCTGGACCTCTTGTATGACACGCTGGACATGGAGAACCCCAGTGACAGTGGCCCTGACATGGAAGATGATGACAGTGTCCTCAGCACACCCAAGCCGAAGCTCAG GCCGTACTTCGAAGGCCTGTCGCACTCCAGCTCGCAGACGGAGATCGGGAGCATCCACAGTGCCCGCAGCCACAAGGAGCCTCCGAGCCCG GCTGACGTGCCTGAGAAGACTCGGCCCCTGGGAGGCAAGCAGCCGAGTGACAGCGTCTCTGACACCATGGCCCCC TGTGCGCCGGCCCCGCGGGAGCAGCCAGGGCAGCCCGAGGACAGCCCAGAAGCAGAGACCTCCCCGCGGGACGTGTTCACTGAGAGGCTGCCGCCCAGTGGGAGGGTCACCAAGACAGAGTCACTCATCATCCCCTCCACCAG GTCCGAGGGGAAGCAGGCTGGCCGCCGGGGCCGGAGCACATCCCTGAAGGAGCGGCAGCCGGCACGGCCACAGAACGAGCGGGCCAACAGCCTGGACAACGAGCGCTGCCCAGACACGAGGAGCCAGCTGCAG ATCCCCAGGAAGACCGTGTATGACCAGCTCAACCACATCCTCATCTCCGATGACCAGCTCCCCGAGAACATCATTCTCATCAACACCTCTGACTGGCAGGGCCAG TTCCTCTCGGACATCCTGCAGAGGCACACACTCCCCGTGGTGTGTACCTGCTCCGCCGCGGATGTCCAGGCGGCCTTCAGCACCATTGTCTCACGGATACAGAGATA CTGCAACTGCAATCCCCAGCCCCCGACCCCTGTGAAGATCGCCGTGGCAGGGGCGCAGCAGTACCTCAGCGCTGTCCTGCGCCTCTTCGTGGAGCAGCTGTCCCACAAGACCCCCGACTGGCTGGGATACATGCGCTTCCTCATCATCCCGCTGG GTTCCCACCCTGTGGCTAGGTACCTGGGCTCCGTCGACTACCGCTACAACAACTTCTTCCAGGACCTGGCCTGGAGAGATCTGTTCAATAAGCTGGAGGCCCAGAGCACTG TGCAGGACGCGCCAGACATCGTGTCGCGCATCACCCAGTACATCGCAGGGGCCAACTGTGCGCACCAGCTCCCCATCGCCGAGGCCATGCTGACCTACAGACAGAAGAG gaaaaagcacTTTCATTTTGACTTTACCCTAAG CGCTGACGAAGAGTCCTCTCAGAAGTTCATTCCCTTCGTCGGG GTCGTGAAGGTTGGACTTGTGGAACCGTCCTCAGCCACATCAG GTGACTCTGATGACGCGGCCCCCTCGGGCTCTGGTGTGCTCTCCTCCACCCCACCGTCCACGTCCACATCTCCCGCGGCCAAGGAGGCCTCTCCCACCCCGCCCTCCTCCCCGTCGGTGAGCGGAGGCCTGTCCTCCCCCAG CCAGGGTGTTGGCGCCGAGCTGATGGGGCTGCAGGTGGACTACTGGACGGCAGCACAGCCTGCAGACAGGAAGAGGGATGCCGAGAAGAAGGACCTGCCCACCGCCAAAAACACGCTCAAGTGCACTTTCCGGTCCCTGCAGGTCAGCAGGCTGCCCAGCAGTGGCGAGGCCATGGCCACGCCCACCATGTCCATGACCGTGGTCACCAAGGAGAAGAACAAGAAGG TGATGTTTTTGCCCAAGAAGACCAAGGACAAGGACGTGGAGTCCAAAAGCCAGTGCATCGAGGGCATCAGCCGCCTGATCTGCACAGCCAAGCACCAGCAGCACATGCTGAGGG
- the PACS2 gene encoding phosphofurin acidic cluster sorting protein 2 isoform X6 produces the protein MQHPSEGGQVLSLCSDIKEASVKVAEIWIVSLSSQPIDHEDSAMQAGPKAKATDNYSEEEYESFSSEQEASDDAVQGQDLDEDDFDVGKPKKQRRSIVRTTSMTRQQNFKQKVVALLRRFKVSEEVLDSEQDPAEHVPEVEEDLDLLYDTLDMENPSDSGPDMEDDDSVLSTPKPKLRPYFEGLSHSSSQTEIGSIHSARSHKEPPSPADVPEKTRPLGGKQPSDSVSDTMAPCAPAPREQPGQPEDSPEAETSPRDVFTERLPPSGRVTKTESLIIPSTRSEGKQAGRRGRSTSLKERQPARPQNERANSLDNERCPDTRSQLQIPRKTVYDQLNHILISDDQLPENIILINTSDWQGQFLSDILQRHTLPVVCTCSAADVQAAFSTIVSRIQRYCNCNPQPPTPVKIAVAGAQQYLSAVLRLFVEQLSHKTPDWLGYMRFLIIPLGSHPVARYLGSVDYRYNNFFQDLAWRDLFNKLEAQSTVQDAPDIVSRITQYIAGANCAHQLPIAEAMLTYRQKRKKHFHFDFTLSADEESSQKFIPFVGVVKVGLVEPSSATSGDSDDAAPSGSGVLSSTPPSTSTSPAAKEASPTPPSSPSVSGGLSSPSQGVGAELMGLQVDYWTAAQPADRKRDAEKKDLPTAKNTLKCTFRSLQVSRLPSSGEAMATPTMSMTVVTKEKNKKVMFLPKKTKDKDVESKSQCIEGISRLICTAKHQQHMLRVLIDGVECSDVKFFQLAAQWSSHVKHFPICIFGHSKATF, from the exons ATGCAGCACCCCTCTGAGGGCGGCCAGGTGCTGAGCCTCTGCAGCGACATCAAGGAGGCCTCTGTAAAGGTGGCTGAGATCTGGATCGTCTCCCTGTCCAGCCAGCCCATCGACCACGAGGACAGCGCCATGCAGGCTGGCCCTAAGGCCAAGGCCACGG ATAACTACTCCGAGGAGGAGTATGAGAGCTTCTCCTCTGAGCAGGAGGCCAGCGACGATGCCGTGCAAGGGCAG GATTTGGACGAGGATGACTTTGACGTGGGAAAGCCTAAAAAGCAGCGGCGATCGATAGTAAGAACGACGTCCATGACCAGG CAACAAAACTTCAAGCAGAAAGTCGTGGCACTGCTGCGGAGGTTTAAAGTGTCCGAAGAG GTCCTTGACTCGGAGCAGGACCCTGCAGAACATGTCCCTGAGGTGGAGGAGGACCTGGACCTCTTGTATGACACGCTGGACATGGAGAACCCCAGTGACAGTGGCCCTGACATGGAAGATGATGACAGTGTCCTCAGCACACCCAAGCCGAAGCTCAG GCCGTACTTCGAAGGCCTGTCGCACTCCAGCTCGCAGACGGAGATCGGGAGCATCCACAGTGCCCGCAGCCACAAGGAGCCTCCGAGCCCG GCTGACGTGCCTGAGAAGACTCGGCCCCTGGGAGGCAAGCAGCCGAGTGACAGCGTCTCTGACACCATGGCCCCC TGTGCGCCGGCCCCGCGGGAGCAGCCAGGGCAGCCCGAGGACAGCCCAGAAGCAGAGACCTCCCCGCGGGACGTGTTCACTGAGAGGCTGCCGCCCAGTGGGAGGGTCACCAAGACAGAGTCACTCATCATCCCCTCCACCAG GTCCGAGGGGAAGCAGGCTGGCCGCCGGGGCCGGAGCACATCCCTGAAGGAGCGGCAGCCGGCACGGCCACAGAACGAGCGGGCCAACAGCCTGGACAACGAGCGCTGCCCAGACACGAGGAGCCAGCTGCAG ATCCCCAGGAAGACCGTGTATGACCAGCTCAACCACATCCTCATCTCCGATGACCAGCTCCCCGAGAACATCATTCTCATCAACACCTCTGACTGGCAGGGCCAG TTCCTCTCGGACATCCTGCAGAGGCACACACTCCCCGTGGTGTGTACCTGCTCCGCCGCGGATGTCCAGGCGGCCTTCAGCACCATTGTCTCACGGATACAGAGATA CTGCAACTGCAATCCCCAGCCCCCGACCCCTGTGAAGATCGCCGTGGCAGGGGCGCAGCAGTACCTCAGCGCTGTCCTGCGCCTCTTCGTGGAGCAGCTGTCCCACAAGACCCCCGACTGGCTGGGATACATGCGCTTCCTCATCATCCCGCTGG GTTCCCACCCTGTGGCTAGGTACCTGGGCTCCGTCGACTACCGCTACAACAACTTCTTCCAGGACCTGGCCTGGAGAGATCTGTTCAATAAGCTGGAGGCCCAGAGCACTG TGCAGGACGCGCCAGACATCGTGTCGCGCATCACCCAGTACATCGCAGGGGCCAACTGTGCGCACCAGCTCCCCATCGCCGAGGCCATGCTGACCTACAGACAGAAGAG gaaaaagcacTTTCATTTTGACTTTACCCTAAG CGCTGACGAAGAGTCCTCTCAGAAGTTCATTCCCTTCGTCGGG GTCGTGAAGGTTGGACTTGTGGAACCGTCCTCAGCCACATCAG GTGACTCTGATGACGCGGCCCCCTCGGGCTCTGGTGTGCTCTCCTCCACCCCACCGTCCACGTCCACATCTCCCGCGGCCAAGGAGGCCTCTCCCACCCCGCCCTCCTCCCCGTCGGTGAGCGGAGGCCTGTCCTCCCCCAG CCAGGGTGTTGGCGCCGAGCTGATGGGGCTGCAGGTGGACTACTGGACGGCAGCACAGCCTGCAGACAGGAAGAGGGATGCCGAGAAGAAGGACCTGCCCACCGCCAAAAACACGCTCAAGTGCACTTTCCGGTCCCTGCAGGTCAGCAGGCTGCCCAGCAGTGGCGAGGCCATGGCCACGCCCACCATGTCCATGACCGTGGTCACCAAGGAGAAGAACAAGAAGG TGATGTTTTTGCCCAAGAAGACCAAGGACAAGGACGTGGAGTCCAAAAGCCAGTGCATCGAGGGCATCAGCCGCCTGATCTGCACAGCCAAGCACCAGCAGCACATGCTGAGGG